In the genome of Nymphaea colorata isolate Beijing-Zhang1983 chromosome 9, ASM883128v2, whole genome shotgun sequence, one region contains:
- the LOC116260616 gene encoding EPIDERMAL PATTERNING FACTOR-like protein 2 isoform X1: MDRRCCLYVCLLSSLVLLMLLNPAQLKFPVAGKSLSTLLDESKVQAAEGESKVVYGGGMVIGSRPPRCQRRCASCGHCRAIQVPAVPQFKNGGRGTVVSSTNAIGADTSNYKPMSWKCKCGDVIYNP; this comes from the exons ATGGACAGACGTTGCTGCCTTTACGTATGTCTTCTCTCCTCTCTAGTGCTCCTCATGCTCTTAAACCCAGCCCAGTTGAAGTTCCCTGTTGCAG gAAAATCGCTGTCCACATTGCTTGATGAATCTAAG GTTCAAGCTGCTGAGGGAGAAAGCAAGGTTGTTTACGGAGGAGGCATGGTCATAGGCTCAAGGCCTCCAAGATGCCAGAGGAGGTGTGCTTCTTGTGGGCACTGCCGAGCGATTCAGGTGCCGGCCGTCCCTCAATTCAAGAACGGAGGAAGAGGCACCGTGGTGTCTTCCACAAATGCAATAGGTGCTGATACATCGAACTACAAGCCCATGAGTTGGAAATGCAAATGTGGGGATGTAATCTACAACCCATGA
- the LOC116260616 gene encoding EPIDERMAL PATTERNING FACTOR-like protein 2 isoform X2, with the protein MLLNPAQLKFPVAGKSLSTLLDESKVQAAEGESKVVYGGGMVIGSRPPRCQRRCASCGHCRAIQVPAVPQFKNGGRGTVVSSTNAIGADTSNYKPMSWKCKCGDVIYNP; encoded by the exons ATGCTCTTAAACCCAGCCCAGTTGAAGTTCCCTGTTGCAG gAAAATCGCTGTCCACATTGCTTGATGAATCTAAG GTTCAAGCTGCTGAGGGAGAAAGCAAGGTTGTTTACGGAGGAGGCATGGTCATAGGCTCAAGGCCTCCAAGATGCCAGAGGAGGTGTGCTTCTTGTGGGCACTGCCGAGCGATTCAGGTGCCGGCCGTCCCTCAATTCAAGAACGGAGGAAGAGGCACCGTGGTGTCTTCCACAAATGCAATAGGTGCTGATACATCGAACTACAAGCCCATGAGTTGGAAATGCAAATGTGGGGATGTAATCTACAACCCATGA